One Paraburkholderia sp. PREW-6R genomic region harbors:
- a CDS encoding YciI family protein, with product MKYLGLAYFNHEKFAAMAPDDVKKLVSQCPALDDRMRATDKVLVSASLGDLDTWRTLHPRGGKTHVTDGPYIESKEVVGGLFIIEADTHDEALRIASMHPAATLGEEGGWVVELIPLDFYWSR from the coding sequence ATGAAATACCTCGGCTTGGCTTACTTTAACCACGAAAAATTCGCCGCGATGGCGCCTGACGACGTCAAGAAACTGGTGAGCCAATGCCCCGCATTGGACGACAGGATGCGGGCTACCGACAAGGTACTGGTCTCCGCATCGCTTGGCGATCTGGACACATGGAGGACGCTCCACCCGCGCGGTGGTAAAACGCACGTCACCGACGGGCCCTATATCGAGTCGAAGGAGGTGGTGGGCGGCCTGTTCATCATCGAGGCGGATACCCATGACGAGGCGTTGCGCATCGCTTCCATGCACCCGGCGGCCACGCTGGGCGAAGAAGGTGGATGGGTCGTCGAGCTGATTCCCTTGGATTTCTACTGGTCCCGATGA
- a CDS encoding phosphotransferase has translation MADHGLLSSKPLRAAYSTIDATDLRDLIASTYPFESPFECGLLNRGFNDVYLLRFPDGRSKIARLSSRRARGESNVAYETSLLCHLKAAGGDVAAPLSTNTGALSIEVYAAEGRRSLVVFEFLAGDPPGTDLQDTKAMAASLATLHRLAQDYSGPASHYVLDLQHLVIRPLQRLLNHASMDDLLAGRLREIASSLIAKIEATTQLTTVFCHGDCHGGNTFMTSSPDGRRVGSFFDFDDGGPGYLAYDLAVYLWAVLLNNRELELSAEQSEQWRCFVDGYREVSPLSPSDYSAIALFVSARHFWFLGEYASRSGEWGSAALPPEWLEKQVGKLEQWGALETP, from the coding sequence ATGGCAGACCATGGGTTATTGTCCTCCAAGCCACTGCGCGCCGCGTATTCGACAATAGATGCAACCGACCTTCGCGATCTCATTGCCTCGACATACCCGTTTGAATCACCGTTCGAATGCGGCTTGCTGAACAGAGGTTTCAACGATGTTTATCTTCTTCGCTTCCCCGATGGCCGCAGCAAGATAGCACGCCTCAGTTCGCGTCGAGCGAGGGGAGAATCAAACGTCGCCTATGAGACCTCGCTTCTCTGTCATCTGAAGGCCGCGGGCGGCGACGTGGCGGCGCCGCTTTCCACGAACACGGGCGCACTGAGTATCGAGGTCTACGCCGCTGAGGGTCGCCGCTCGCTTGTCGTGTTTGAGTTCCTTGCAGGTGATCCTCCCGGTACCGACCTGCAGGACACGAAAGCCATGGCTGCCAGCCTCGCCACTCTGCATCGTTTGGCGCAAGACTATAGCGGGCCGGCCAGTCATTACGTGCTGGATCTTCAGCATCTGGTGATTCGGCCGTTACAACGGCTATTGAATCACGCATCAATGGATGACCTCCTGGCGGGGCGCCTGAGAGAAATAGCCTCCAGCCTGATCGCAAAAATCGAAGCAACGACGCAACTGACCACGGTCTTCTGCCACGGTGACTGCCATGGCGGAAACACGTTTATGACAAGCTCTCCGGACGGCCGCCGTGTTGGTTCTTTTTTCGACTTTGACGACGGGGGCCCAGGTTACCTCGCATACGATCTTGCGGTCTACCTTTGGGCTGTATTGTTGAACAACAGGGAACTGGAGTTGAGCGCCGAGCAAAGCGAACAGTGGAGGTGCTTCGTCGATGGCTATCGCGAGGTGTCGCCATTGTCTCCGAGTGATTATTCGGCGATAGCGCTATTTGTTTCCGCCCGCCATTTCTGGTTTTTGGGTGAGTATGCGAGCCGCAGCGGCGAATGGGGCTCCGCAGCGCTTCCGCCGGAATGGCTCGAAAAACAAGTCGGGAAGCTCGAACAGTGGGGCGCACTCGAAACCCCGTGA
- a CDS encoding DMT family transporter, whose protein sequence is MPSPSATLTTALPLNSVASILASMFCFAVVDALAKTVALQYPANEVTFFRMLFGLVPAVAICCRGRLSLTERLVNIDIKGQTVRALTLLGASGLFFAGLPYVPLGEAVALAYSETLIVILLAPLILKERWTGSGVAAALVGFCGVLLVVRPGGSQSSWWGPTFLLLSAFFGALSIVQIKRIRSTDDSATTVLFFTLVGMIITGFTLVFNWRTPSVGALLIMALVGAFATAGQILMTVAFRQADAGKLAPYNYTSIVWAALFGYVVWGETLRPLSLAGIALIVGSAIAVAASRKDKEGPLA, encoded by the coding sequence ATGCCATCGCCCAGCGCAACACTGACTACCGCGCTTCCGTTGAACAGCGTAGCCAGCATACTTGCGTCAATGTTTTGCTTTGCCGTAGTGGATGCATTGGCGAAGACGGTCGCACTGCAGTATCCAGCGAATGAGGTGACATTCTTCCGAATGCTCTTCGGTCTGGTACCGGCGGTAGCGATCTGTTGCCGAGGACGTCTTTCGTTAACTGAGCGACTGGTCAACATCGACATCAAAGGGCAGACTGTACGTGCGCTGACACTGCTCGGCGCGTCAGGGCTGTTCTTTGCAGGCTTACCTTACGTTCCGTTGGGAGAAGCGGTCGCCCTTGCGTATTCTGAGACGCTGATTGTCATCCTGCTCGCGCCGCTGATTTTGAAAGAGCGGTGGACTGGAAGTGGAGTCGCGGCGGCGCTTGTCGGATTCTGTGGGGTGCTGCTTGTGGTTCGCCCAGGTGGCAGTCAGTCAAGCTGGTGGGGTCCAACGTTCCTTCTGTTGAGCGCCTTTTTCGGCGCACTGTCCATCGTTCAGATCAAGCGAATACGATCTACCGATGACTCAGCGACGACGGTTCTGTTTTTCACCTTGGTGGGTATGATTATTACTGGCTTTACGCTCGTGTTCAACTGGCGCACCCCATCTGTGGGAGCACTGTTGATCATGGCACTCGTCGGCGCTTTCGCGACCGCAGGACAGATTCTGATGACCGTCGCCTTTCGCCAGGCGGACGCGGGCAAGCTCGCACCGTATAACTACACGAGCATAGTATGGGCGGCGCTATTCGGCTACGTCGTATGGGGCGAGACGCTTCGGCCACTGTCTCTTGCGGGAATAGCACTCATCGTCGGGAGCGCCATCGCGGTCGCGGCTAGCCGCAAAGACAAGGAAGGTCCGCTCGCCTGA